GGCGCTGTACGACTGGAACGGCATCCGGATCGGCGATGCCGCGGGGCAGCACCAGAAGCTGATCCCGGACGGCAAGCTGTGCAGCGCGAACAACGAGGAGTTCAAGGGCCTGGACCTGGCCCGCGCCGACTGGCCGGCGACGAGCGTGCACAGCGGGTCGTACACCTTCAAGTACCGGGTGACCGCCCAGCACAAGGGGACCTTCAAGGTCTATCTCACCAAGCCCGGTTACGACCCCGCCAGGCCACTGGCCTGGTCCGAGCTGGATCTGCAGCACCCGGTGGCGACGGCCACCGACCCGGTCGCCTCGGGCGGCTTCTACACGTTCTCCGGCACGCTTCCCGAGCGGTCCGGCAAGCAGCTGCTGTATGCGATCTGGCAGCGCTCGGACAGCCCGGAGGCGTTCTACTCCTGCTCGGACGTGGACTTCGGCGGCGCCGGCGCGGCGAACACGGCCAACAGCCCCGCTCCGACGGCCTCCGCGCCCTCCGACCAGCAGATCGCGGCCGGTGCCGACAAGTCGACGATGACGATGCAGCACCACGGCCACGGCGGCGACGGCACGAGCACGCCGGCCCAGCAGCCCACCCGGCAACCGGCCCAGCAGCCCGGCACCGCCGCCACGCCCAACGCGCCGGAGGCGGCCGGTGCCGCGAAGAACCTCGCGGAGACCGGCGCCTCCACCGGCACCTCGTACATCGCGATCGGTGGCGCGGCGGCGCTGGCGCTCGGTTCGGCGGCCCTGTTCCTGTCGGTACGGCGACGCACGGCGGGCGGCGCCCACCGCCGGTGAGAACTCCGGGGCCTGTCCGGCGGCTCAGGTCGGACAGGCCCCGGCGGCAGCTCAGCTGAAGGCCGACGCGCAGGTGGTGGCGGTGGCGTCGGCCGGGTCGAGCGCATTGGCCACCTCATGGAAGGCGATGCGGTCGAACAGGCCGATCGCGACGTGCTCGGAGAGGTCGAGCGGGCACAGGTCCTGCAGCAGGACGTTGTGGACGTCGGAGCCGCTCAGGTACTGGCTCTGCCAAGGTGTGGCCACCTCGTCGTACTTGGTGGCGATGACCGTGTAGTGCACTCCGGGGACGGTGTCGCCGCCCGCATTGAGCTTGGCGAGGAAGTCGGAGCCGGGGATCTGGTCGGCGAGGCCGGGGGTGGTGGCCTTGATCAGGTCCGTGGCGCCGGGGAAGTACGGCAGCAGGTTGGTGAGGCCGCTCAGGGTGGCGCCGTGGTTGTCGGGCGCGAGGCCGACGAGGGCGTTCACCTTGCCTGCTCCGCCGAGGAACTTCAGGTAGTAGCGGGGCATCATGCCGCCCTGGGAGTGCCCGACCAGGTCGGCCTTGGCGGCTCCGGTCGCGGCGAGCACCTTGTCCACGAAGGCCGACAGCTGCTCTGCCGACTTGTCGATGGTACCGAGGCCGTAGAAGACGGGAACGCCGGTCAGTTGGCCGTAGTCGAGGGAGTAGACGCAGTATCCGCGGTCCTTCAGATAGGGGGCGAGGGACAGCCAGTTGTCGACCGAGTTGCCCAGGGTGCCGTGCACCAGGACGACCGGGCGGGGGTGGTCGGCGGAGGGCTTGCACGAGAAGTCGTTCCAACCACTACTGGGAGCGTTGTCCGCGGCATGCGCCGCGGCGGCGGGAACGGTGGCGACCGCGGCGGTGAGGAGCACCGCGGCAAGGGGTCTGAGCACTCGCTTCCAGGGCAGCATCGGGTGATCTCCTTGCGGCTCAAGGGAGGTACGACGGCCTTACCCTGTGATCCGGATCACGAGGATGCTGTTCACTCGTCAAGTTACGGGCGAGTAGTGCAGATGTGAAGTTACGCGCCAGTAAAAACTTCCAGTGATAACCAGCGGTCCACCAGGACCTGATAGACCATCACCAAGCCGGCCTGATCGGACCATGGGGCGCAATCCGCGCCAACCGCTCCCCCAGCACCCGCACTTCACCCTCACCCAACAGCCCGGCCCACGCCCCCACCACCTCGGCCGCCGCCTCCTCCGCCGCCCGGGTACAGGCCCAGCCGCGCCCGGTCAGCACGATCAGCCGGGCCCGCGCGTCCTGCGGATGCGGCCGGCGCTCGGCGTACCCCTTGCGAACGATCTCGTCCACCAGCTGACTCGCCGCCTGCTTGGTCACCCCGAGGTGCGCGGCGACATCGGTGACCGTGGCCCCATCCGGGGCGAGCCGGGCGAAGGCGAAGCCATGGGCGGGCCGCACATCGGTGAACCCGCGCGCGACGACCCCCTCGTTGATGCGTTGCGTGAGGTCACCGGCGACGGCGAGCAGGGCGGCGGACAGGGCCATGGCTTCGGAGTTCTGCACGGAGGCATTGAAACACCCTTGACATGACGGTCAAGCAGCTTGACCATATAGTCAAGCCACTTGACCACTTGATCGGAGATCACCGCCATGCCCATCGTCCGCTCGTCCGAGGCCACCACCCATGAGATCCACGGCGCCCGCTTCGTCTCGTACGCCACCCCGCTCACCGGGAGCAAGGAGCTGTGTGCCTGGCGCGGGGAGATCCCGGCGGGGACCAAGGCGCCGGCCCACACCGTCAGCCGCGAGGAGGTCTTCCATCTGCTCGTGGGCGAACTGCTGATCACCCTCGACGGCCGGACCGACCGCATCGGCGCGGGCGACACGGTGATCATCAACCCCGGCGCGACCCTGGCCGTCGAGAACCCCACCGATCACACCGCGCTCTCCTGGGTCACCACCTCCATCGGCCTGGAGGCGGAGCTGGCGGACGGCACCCGCGTCACCCCGCCCTGGGCCAACTGACGTCCGACTGAAGGGAGTTACGCCGCCAGGGCTCCCGGCATCACCGCCCGGGGCCCGAACTTCGCTCGCGCGCGGTCCGCGACCTCCTCGATCCGGCGGACCTTCTCGTCCACGGGGTCGAAGGTGAGCTGGTGGGAGGCCTGGCCGGCGGGGGCCAGGTCCTCGGCGCGCAGGGTGAGCGCGCGGACCCGGGCGCGCTGCAGGCCGAGCGCCTCGTACATGCCGTAGGCCGCCTTCGTCAGGGCCGGCGAGTGCGCGGTCGGCTCTTTCAGGGTGCGGCTGCGGGTGGTGGAGGAGCGGTCGGCGTAGCGCACGGTGAGGGTCAGGGTGCGGCAGATCTTCTCCACCGCGCGCAGCCGTGCGCCGATCTCCTCGGCGGCCGACAGCAGCGCCCTGCGGTGCCGGCCGGGGTCCAGCTCGTCGATGTCGAAGGCCCGCTCCGCCGCCAGTGACCGCGAGACGGCGTTCGGCACGACCCGCCCCCGGTCGATGCCGCCCGCCCTCTCGCGCAGCTCACGGCCCGCCCGCGCGCCGATCAGCCGCTGGAGCGTGGACAGCGGCGCGCCGGCGACCAGACCCAGGGTGTCCAGGCCGTACTCGCCCAGGGTGCGGGCGGTCGCCGCGCCGACCCCGGGCAGCGCGGACACCGGCCGTTCGGCGAGAAACCCGGCGATGCCGTCCGGATCCTCGGGCACGACGCAGGTCACCCCGGGCCGGGCGTCGCGCAGCGCCACGCGGGCCAGCATCGGCCCCGGACCGGCGCCGATCATGCAGTCGACGCCGTACCGCGCGAGCGCCCGCACCCGGATCACCGAGGCCAGCTCCACGGCGCTGCGTCCGAAGTACCGCTCGGCACCGCGCAGATCGGCCAGCGCCCCGTCCGGGGGCAGCGCCTCCACGACCGGGGTGAAGTCCTCCAGCAGCCCGAGCAGTCCCGGCAGGGCCGCCTCGTACATCGGCGGCAGCTGGAAACGTACGCAGAGAATGGTCATCCCGCACTCCCCGGACTCTGGTGCCACAACTTCTTCATCGCCGAAGGCCCTTGCGCGGCCTCCTGGCCCGCGGGCCGCAGATCGGCCCACGGATGCATCTCGTATCCGGTCGGCAGCTGGATCCGCCGCCCACCGGTCGGATCACCGTCCGCACCCTCGGTCACCGGCTCCGCGAGCCGCGCCGCCACCTCGTCCAGTCCGCCCGCGGCCCGCAGTTCGACGAGCTCGGCGAGATTCCAGGCGGCGGAACCCACCACGCTCAGACTGCGCGGACCGCGCCGCTGCACCACTCCCCGCACCAGCAGCAGCCACGAGTGGAAGACGGTGTGGGCGCAGGCATCGTGCGAGTCGTCGAAGAACGCCAGGTCGACCAGCCCCGTGCCGTCGTCCAGCGTGGAGAAGATGACCCGCTTGCCGGAGCGGATCGGCGGGGTCTGGGTGGCCGCCTTGGCGCCCGCGACCAGCACGGTCTCGCCGTGCCGCGCCTCGCGCAGCCGGCGCGCGGAGACCACGCCCAGCTCCTTGAGGAACTCCCGGTGGTCGTCCATCAGATTGCGCGAGGCGTCCATGGACAGCACACCCAGCTCGGCGCTGAGCCGCTCCGCCGAGGTGAGGTCGGGCAGCCCGGCCGGAGCGGTCTTCCGCCCGCCGGCCAAGGGGAGTTGACCGCCGCCCCCACCCCGAGCCCCCCGGTGCAGCTCGGCCAGATGCAGCTGCAGATCCCGCCGATTGGCACCGAACGCGTCCAACGCCCCCACCTGGGTGAGCCTTTGGGCCAGCGGACGGCTGGGCCGCCCCCGCTCCCAGAAGTCCACCAGCGAGGAGTACGGCTGCCCGCCCGCGATCCGCCGCGCCTCGGCCTCACTGATGCCGTGCACATCGCAGAGAGCCAGCCGCAGCCCCCACACCCCAGATTCAGACACCAGTTCGATCCGATGAGCGACACCGGACACATTCACGTCCAACGGCAGGATCGGCACCCCGCGCCGCCGCGCGTCGGCCAGCAACAGCCGCTTCGGATACATCCCCGGATCGTGCGTGAGCAGCCCGGCGTAGAAAGCGGCCGGGTAATGGGCCTTCAGCCAGGCCGACTGATACGTCGGCACGGCGAAGGCGACGGCGTGCGCCTTGCAGAACCCGTACGACCCGAAGGCCTCGACGATCTCCCAGGTCCGCTGAATCGTTTCCGCGTCATATCCGTTCATCGCGGCACGCTGAGCGAACCAGACCCGGATCCGCCCCTGCGACTCGGGATCGGACAGCCCGCGCCGTACCGCGTCCGCCTCGGCCCGCCCGCAGCCGGTCATGATGTCGACGATGTGAATGATCTGCTCATGAAAGACGACGACGCCGTACGTCTCCTTCAGCGGACGCTCCAGATCCGGATGCGGATAACGCACCGGCGCCCGCCCGTGCCGGGCCTCGATGAACGGCCGCACCATGTCGGCGGCGACGGGCCCGGGCCGGAACAGCGAGATATCGACGACCAGATCGTGAAACGTACTCGGCTGCAGCCGCCCCACCAGATCCCGCTGCCCCGGCGACTCGATCTGGAAGCACCCCAGCGTCTCGGCGGACCGGATCAGCTCATAGGTCTCCGCGTCCCCCGGCGGCACCGCGTCCAGATCGACCCGCTCCCCCGTCGCCCGCTCCGCCTCGGCGACCGCATGCGCCATCGCCGACTGCATCCGCACGCCCAGCACATCGAGCTTGAGCAGCCCGAGGTCCTCCACGTCCTCCTTGTCGAACTGCGACATGGGAAAGCCCTCGCCGCTGGTCGGCATCACCGGCGTACGCTCGAGCAGCGAGGCATCGGACAACAGCACCCCGCACGGATGCATGGCGACCCCGCGCGGCAAGGCGTCCAGCGCCTCGACCAGCTCCCACAACCGCCCGAACTTCTCCTTCTCCCCCGCCAGTTTCCGCAGCTCGGGCAGTTCCTCCAGCGCGGCCCGCGCATCCCGGGCCCGGATGTGCGGAAAGGACTTGGCAACCCGGTCGATCTCGGCCGGATCCATGGACAGAGCGGCACCCACGTCCCGGATGGCATGCCGCACCCGATAGGTCTCCGGCATCGCGACCGTCGCGACCCGCTCGGTGCCGAACCGGTCGATGATCGCGCGGTAGACCTCCAGCCGGCGCGCGGACTCCACATCGATGTCGATATCGGGCAGGGCGAGACGGCGCTTGGACAGGAAGCGCTCCATCAGCAGCCCGTGCTCGACCGGATCGGCATGCGCGATCCCCAGAAGATGATTGACCAGCGACCCGGCCCCGGACCCCCGGGCAGCCACCCGAATCCCCATCTTCCTTACGTCATCGACGACTTGAGCCACCGTCAGGAAGTAGGAGGCATAGCCGTAATAGGCAATGACGTCCAGCTCTTCATGCATCCGTGCCCAGTAGTCGCGGCGGTCGTCATAGCCGCGCAGCACCATGCCCGCCGCCGCCCGCGAGGCGAGGACGCGCTGCGCGGTACGCCGCCCGGCACCCACGAGATACGCTTCGGGAAAATGAACCGTGCCGATGCCGAGATCGTCCTCGGGATCGACCAGGCACCCGTCGGCGGTCGCCCGGGTCTGCTCCAGCAGCCGGTACGCGACGTCCCGCCGGTAGCCGGCCGCCTCCACGACCCGCTCGGCGACCCGCAGCATGTCGTCCGCACCCTTGAGCCAGGCCTCGCCCGAGTCCAGTTCCTTGGCCGGGTCGATGGGCACCAGCCGCCGGGCGGCATCCAGTACATCGGCGACAGGACCCGCCCCGGGGTCGGCATACCGGACGGCATTGCTGAGCACAGGCCGCACCCCCTGCTCGGCGGCGAAGCCGACGGTGCGGGCGGCCAGGCGCAGGGAGCCGGGGCCGGTGCCCTTGCGCTGATGCCAGACGGCCTCCAGCCTCAGCGCATCGCCGTAGACCTCGCGCCAGGGGACGAGGAGCTTCGCGGCCCGGTCGGGGCGCCCCGCGGCGAGGGCGCGGCCGACGTCGGAGTCGGGACCGAGCAGCACGGTCAGGCCGTCGGCGTGGTTGTCGGGCCAGGTCAGCCGGGGGGCGTCCGTGGCCGTATGGGCGGCGGTGACCAGGCGGCACAGGTCGGCCCAGCCCCGGGCGCCGTCCCGGGCGAGAAAGGTCACGCGGGGCGTCGACTCATCGGTGAAAGCACCACCGCGCACCGGAGTGCCACGCCGCTCCCGGCGTACCGGATCATCCGCACGCACCCGCGAGGGCCCCTCCACCGCCAGATCGGCACCGAGCAGCGGACGGACGCCGGCCTTCGCACAGGCCTTGGCGAAGCGCACCGTCCCCGCGACGGTGTCGCGATCAGTGAGGGCGAGAGCATCCATCCCCCGCTCCGAGGCACGCTCGGCCAGCCGCTCCGGATGGGATGCCCCATACCTCAGGGAGAACCCGGAGACGGTGTGCAGATGCACGAAGCCCGGCACACCCACCTCCCGCACTCGAACATCAGTTCCCTACTTCCACCCCCACCATACCCTCATTCCCGAACATGTGTACGACATCCATTCGGTCACGTCCCACCTGCGCAAACGCCCGGTCACCAGGGCAAGCCGCCGCGGGCATGACGAAGTCCCGCCCCACGCACCCGCGGGGACGGGACTCCACGAAAAAACGAATCAGCCGATCTGCGCCCCGGTGGCGGACAGCGCGGCGGTGACCGGCTGGAAGAACGTCTCCCCGCCGGAGGTGCAGTCGCCACTGCCGCCGGAGGTCAGCCCGATCGCGTTGCTCCCCGAGAACAGCGAGCCACCGCTGTCACCGGGCTCGGCGCACACATTGGTCTGGATGAGACCGCTGACGGATCCCTCCTGGTAGTTCACCGTGGCATTCAGCCCGGTGACCGTACCGTCGTGCACATGGGTCGTCGACCCACTGCGCGTCACCTTCATCCCGACCGTCGCCTCGGCGGCCCCGGTGATCTTCTGCGTGGACCCGTCGTACAGGTCGACCTCGCTCGGGTGGTCCACGCCCGCCGTGTACTTCACGAGCCCGAAGTCGGTCCCCGGGAAGTGCGACTCCGCGTTCTGCCCGATCTCCTTGCCGCTGGAGTCCGACCAGGTGGAGATGTCCGCGGTGCAGTGCCCGGCGGTCAGGAAGTACGGCTGCCCGCCCTTGACCACGTTGAAGCCGAGCGAGCAACGCCCACCGGAACCGCTGATCGCGTCGCCACCGGCGATGAAGGGCTTGAACTCCCCCTTCGACCGCTGCAGTTCGGCCTTGCCGCCGAGCTCGTCGACCACCTTGCTCAGCTTGGTCCACGCCGCGCCCGACACCGTCTTGTCGGCGGTGACGACGACCTTGTTGCTGACCGGGTCCGTCGCCCACGACGTCCCCGGAATGGTCGCGTCCTTCTTCAGCGTCGTCCGCGCGCCGTCGAGCGCGGCGAGCGAGTTGGCGACGAGTCTCGCCTTGGCCCCGGCCGCCTCGACGGTTTTCACGGCACCCTGGTCGAGCACGTTGACGACAAGGCTCTTGGCCTGGGCGTCGTAGTAGCTGCCGGCGGCGCCGGAGCCGAGGTTCTTCAGCAGCGCGGAGGCGAGGTTTCCAGCCGCCGGGGCGGACAGAACCTTCACCTCCGGAGCGGACTTCGCCGGCTCACTGGCGTTCGCATTCTGCAAGGTGACACCCGCTGCGACCAGTGCGGCGATTCCCGCACCGGCCAGGGCGACCCGCCGCCTGGGTATGCGTCGGTGCTTCAACTCACGTCCTCCTGTGGGGGGATGGTCCGCCGGTTGTGTGGGGGCGACGGACCGGAAGGCTGGTTGGCGAGGGCCCACTCTTCCGAACGACACAGGGGGCACACAAGGTTGACTTCAGGACGCACGTAGAAGGGGCGTACGCACCCTCGACAGACTTGACCGACCACGGTCAGGCCAGGAAATTAACACTGCAACCACAAGGCGCAAGTAGCCCTCTGCACAACGTGACGAGATCACCTGGCTTGTTCTCGCCCATCCCTGCCAACATTCCTGCC
The genomic region above belongs to Streptomyces sp. CG1 and contains:
- a CDS encoding lytic polysaccharide monooxygenase encodes the protein MPVRACRTAAVVAVLGLPPLALTVLDAAPASAHGSMGDPVSRVSQCYAEGPQSPKSAACKAAVAAGGAQALYDWNGIRIGDAAGQHQKLIPDGKLCSANNEEFKGLDLARADWPATSVHSGSYTFKYRVTAQHKGTFKVYLTKPGYDPARPLAWSELDLQHPVATATDPVASGGFYTFSGTLPERSGKQLLYAIWQRSDSPEAFYSCSDVDFGGAGAANTANSPAPTASAPSDQQIAAGADKSTMTMQHHGHGGDGTSTPAQQPTRQPAQQPGTAATPNAPEAAGAAKNLAETGASTGTSYIAIGGAAALALGSAALFLSVRRRTAGGAHRR
- a CDS encoding esterase/lipase family protein codes for the protein MLPWKRVLRPLAAVLLTAAVATVPAAAAHAADNAPSSGWNDFSCKPSADHPRPVVLVHGTLGNSVDNWLSLAPYLKDRGYCVYSLDYGQLTGVPVFYGLGTIDKSAEQLSAFVDKVLAATGAAKADLVGHSQGGMMPRYYLKFLGGAGKVNALVGLAPDNHGATLSGLTNLLPYFPGATDLIKATTPGLADQIPGSDFLAKLNAGGDTVPGVHYTVIATKYDEVATPWQSQYLSGSDVHNVLLQDLCPLDLSEHVAIGLFDRIAFHEVANALDPADATATTCASAFS
- a CDS encoding MarR family winged helix-turn-helix transcriptional regulator; this encodes MQNSEAMALSAALLAVAGDLTQRINEGVVARGFTDVRPAHGFAFARLAPDGATVTDVAAHLGVTKQAASQLVDEIVRKGYAERRPHPQDARARLIVLTGRGWACTRAAEEAAAEVVGAWAGLLGEGEVRVLGERLARIAPHGPIRPAW
- a CDS encoding cupin domain-containing protein translates to MPIVRSSEATTHEIHGARFVSYATPLTGSKELCAWRGEIPAGTKAPAHTVSREEVFHLLVGELLITLDGRTDRIGAGDTVIINPGATLAVENPTDHTALSWVTTSIGLEAELADGTRVTPPWAN
- a CDS encoding DNA polymerase III subunit alpha — protein: MPGFVHLHTVSGFSLRYGASHPERLAERASERGMDALALTDRDTVAGTVRFAKACAKAGVRPLLGADLAVEGPSRVRADDPVRRERRGTPVRGGAFTDESTPRVTFLARDGARGWADLCRLVTAAHTATDAPRLTWPDNHADGLTVLLGPDSDVGRALAAGRPDRAAKLLVPWREVYGDALRLEAVWHQRKGTGPGSLRLAARTVGFAAEQGVRPVLSNAVRYADPGAGPVADVLDAARRLVPIDPAKELDSGEAWLKGADDMLRVAERVVEAAGYRRDVAYRLLEQTRATADGCLVDPEDDLGIGTVHFPEAYLVGAGRRTAQRVLASRAAAGMVLRGYDDRRDYWARMHEELDVIAYYGYASYFLTVAQVVDDVRKMGIRVAARGSGAGSLVNHLLGIAHADPVEHGLLMERFLSKRRLALPDIDIDVESARRLEVYRAIIDRFGTERVATVAMPETYRVRHAIRDVGAALSMDPAEIDRVAKSFPHIRARDARAALEELPELRKLAGEKEKFGRLWELVEALDALPRGVAMHPCGVLLSDASLLERTPVMPTSGEGFPMSQFDKEDVEDLGLLKLDVLGVRMQSAMAHAVAEAERATGERVDLDAVPPGDAETYELIRSAETLGCFQIESPGQRDLVGRLQPSTFHDLVVDISLFRPGPVAADMVRPFIEARHGRAPVRYPHPDLERPLKETYGVVVFHEQIIHIVDIMTGCGRAEADAVRRGLSDPESQGRIRVWFAQRAAMNGYDAETIQRTWEIVEAFGSYGFCKAHAVAFAVPTYQSAWLKAHYPAAFYAGLLTHDPGMYPKRLLLADARRRGVPILPLDVNVSGVAHRIELVSESGVWGLRLALCDVHGISEAEARRIAGGQPYSSLVDFWERGRPSRPLAQRLTQVGALDAFGANRRDLQLHLAELHRGARGGGGGQLPLAGGRKTAPAGLPDLTSAERLSAELGVLSMDASRNLMDDHREFLKELGVVSARRLREARHGETVLVAGAKAATQTPPIRSGKRVIFSTLDDGTGLVDLAFFDDSHDACAHTVFHSWLLLVRGVVQRRGPRSLSVVGSAAWNLAELVELRAAGGLDEVAARLAEPVTEGADGDPTGGRRIQLPTGYEMHPWADLRPAGQEAAQGPSAMKKLWHQSPGSAG
- a CDS encoding S1 family peptidase; this translates as MKHRRIPRRRVALAGAGIAALVAAGVTLQNANASEPAKSAPEVKVLSAPAAGNLASALLKNLGSGAAGSYYDAQAKSLVVNVLDQGAVKTVEAAGAKARLVANSLAALDGARTTLKKDATIPGTSWATDPVSNKVVVTADKTVSGAAWTKLSKVVDELGGKAELQRSKGEFKPFIAGGDAISGSGGRCSLGFNVVKGGQPYFLTAGHCTADISTWSDSSGKEIGQNAESHFPGTDFGLVKYTAGVDHPSEVDLYDGSTQKITGAAEATVGMKVTRSGSTTHVHDGTVTGLNATVNYQEGSVSGLIQTNVCAEPGDSGGSLFSGSNAIGLTSGGSGDCTSGGETFFQPVTAALSATGAQIG